The Takifugu rubripes unplaced genomic scaffold, fTakRub1.2, whole genome shotgun sequence genome includes a window with the following:
- the LOC115246445 gene encoding protein Lines homolog 1 isoform X2 has translation MEEAVLGCAAGPRGRFERLSQVYRCLQSGSRPGVSAAALASLLVEGACEASREDGGPAGSLELTGLSMTLLRKISSSLAARSLPPALASYLVETLKILVHEMDLMSHLVRHFQASDQILSHLAVRTVSTYVIYHLHESGAVSPAWEQTCLRAFALAVPGPELDACLRSLTRALKELVKGALQGDTGKLLSSFDSSLGVLCSKLLSEERATTGRSESTLCFLADLLEALAASSLTGGAGSCFHCQELVHRHSSELLKVISGSSGDLLKKRLLLLLKRAVLQKAGEEWVSGDLPGLKLKHFDPDVTLLAQSVVAAVGADWLEGLQVDICSSFWGSGPTRVDPSKPDCVLLRAVSLLLLKSMEIHIQTASRRGEKELCGYLQKLWGFLKRHSEELREEPHLCCWVGRLFGEQDDDMMEAAKALLSIFLHYRQHSGVDGLALLEEACASGYNPHCHFILLLESISFDHSFLLDLLISTETCFLEYFVQYLKCLLADWQGFAVTCGHVKNPPASSRARQMPRACGGQNQPCEVTARVPAHPPGLSSPLEPTSSAPGLPLVDYSSSDESDHENGGPRGATWTNRMSAPDVEQAPVRQPHFKAPRSGSEKTSDVSCEVAARVLGCVSELKEVVVRLHMKKLFPYNPAPLLKLLGQVQACCPPSR, from the exons ATGGAGGAGGCCGTGCTGGGATGTGCAGCAGGACCTAGAGGGCGCTTTGAGCGGCTGTCGCAGGTTTACAGGTGCCTCCAGAGCGGGTCGCGTCCCGGCGTCAGCGCCGCGGCTCTGGCTTCCCTCCTGGTGGAGGGGGCTTGTGAGGCGTCCCGGGAGGATGGTGGTCCTGCGGGCAGCCTGGAGCTGACAGGGCTCAGCATGACCCTGCTCAGGAAGATCAGCTCCAGCCTGGCGGCTCGGAGCCTGCCTCCGGCTCTTGCTTCATATTTGGTGGAGACGCTGAAGATACTAGTTCATGAAATGGATCTGATGTCACATCTG GTCCGTCATTTCCAGGCTTCTGACCAGATCTTGTCCCATCTGGCCGTCAGGACTGTATCAACATATGTCATCTATCATCTACACGAATCT GGTGCCGTCAGCCCCGCGTGGGAGCAGACTTGTCTACGGGCCTTCGCCCTCGCCGTCCCGGGCCCTGAATTAGACGCCTGTCTGCGGTCGCTGACCCGCGCCTTAAAAGAACTTGTGAAAGGAGCTTTGCAAG GGGACACTGGAAAACTGCTGTCAAGTTTTGATTCCAGCCTCGGTGTGTTGTGCTCAAAGTTGCTGAGCGAGGAGAGGGCGACCACGGGGCGGTCTGAGAGCACGCTGTGCTTCCTGGCGGACCTGTTGGAGGCGCTGGCGGCGTCCTCGCTCACCGGGGGCGCCGGCAGCTGCTTTCACTGTCAGGAACTGGTCCATCGTCACTCCTCGGAGCTTCTGAAGGTCATCAGCGGCTCCTCTGGGGACTTGCTGAAGAAacggctcctgctgctcctaaaGAGGGCCGTGCTCCAGAAGGCTGGAGAGGAGTGGGTCTCAGGAGACCTGCCTGGGCTGAAGCTCAAGCACTTTGACCCTGATGTGACTCTGCTGGCTCAGAGCGTTGTCGCAGCAGTGGGGGCCGACTGGTTAGAAGGGCTTCAGGTGGACATCTGCTCGTCCTTTTGGGGGTCTGGACCCACACGTGTTGACCCTTCAAAACCAGACTGCGTCCTGCTTCGAGCCGTCAGTCTGCTTCTTCTCAAATCCATGGAGATTCACATCCAAACTGCTtccagaagaggagaaaaag AGTTGTGTGGTTATCTGCAGAAACTCTGGGGCTTCCTAAAGAGACACAGTGAGGAGCTGCGGGAGGAGCCACACCTGTGCTGCTGGGTCGGCCGGCTCTTCGGAGAGCAGGACGACGACATGATGGAGGCGGCCAAAGCTTTGCTTTCCATATTCCTCCATTACAG ACAGCACTCGGGGGTGGATGGACTGGCTTTGCTGGAGGAAGCTTGTGCTTCTGGATACAACCCTCACTGCCACTTCATCCTCCTGCTGGAGAGCATCTCCTTTGACCACAGCTTCCTGCTCGACCTCCTCATCTCCACCGAGACCTGTTTCTTGGAGTATTTTGTGCAGTACCTCAAGTGTCTCCTGGCTGACTGGCAGGGTTTCGCTGTGACATGTGGTCACGTGAAGAATCCGCCTGCATCTTCACGTGCGCGTCAGATGCCTCGGGCCTGTGGAGGTCAGAACCAGCCATGTGAAGTCACTGCCCGTGTCCCTGCTCACCCTCCAGGTCTTTCCTCACCCCTGGAACCCACCAGCTCGGCTCCTGGCCTCCCGCTGGTGGACTACAGTAGTTCTGATGAGTCCGACCATGAGAACGGAGGTCCGCGGGGTGCAACGTGGACCAACCGTATGAGTGCCCCGGATGTGGAGCAGGCGCCCGTCAGACAGCCTCATTTTAAGGCGCCTCGCTCTGGATCTGAAAAGACATCAGATGTTAGCTGTGAGGTAGCTGCAAGAGTGCTGGGCTGTGTGTCGGAGCTGAAGGAGGTTGTGGTGAGGCTACACATGAAGAAGCTCTTCCCATATAACCCTGCCCCCCTCCTAAAACTCTTAGGACAAGTGCAAGCCTGCTGCCCTCCGTCGCGATGA
- the LOC115246445 gene encoding protein Lines homolog 1 isoform X1 — translation MEEAVLGCAAGPRGRFERLSQVYRCLQSGSRPGVSAAALASLLVEGACEASREDGGPAGSLELTGLSMTLLRKISSSLAARSLPPALASYLVETLKILVHEMDLMSHLVRHFQASDQILSHLAVRTVSTYVIYHLHESGAVSPAWEQTCLRAFALAVPGPELDACLRSLTRALKELVKGALQGDTGKLLSSFDSSLGVLCSKLLSEERATTGRSESTLCFLADLLEALAASSLTGGAGSCFHCQELVHRHSSELLKVISGSSGDLLKKRLLLLLKRAVLQKAGEEWVSGDLPGLKLKHFDPDVTLLAQSVVAAVGADWLEGLQVDICSSFWGSGPTRVDPSKPDCVLLRAVSLLLLKSMEIHIQTASRRGEKGLLDVAELCGYLQKLWGFLKRHSEELREEPHLCCWVGRLFGEQDDDMMEAAKALLSIFLHYRQHSGVDGLALLEEACASGYNPHCHFILLLESISFDHSFLLDLLISTETCFLEYFVQYLKCLLADWQGFAVTCGHVKNPPASSRARQMPRACGGQNQPCEVTARVPAHPPGLSSPLEPTSSAPGLPLVDYSSSDESDHENGGPRGATWTNRMSAPDVEQAPVRQPHFKAPRSGSEKTSDVSCEVAARVLGCVSELKEVVVRLHMKKLFPYNPAPLLKLLGQVQACCPPSR, via the exons ATGGAGGAGGCCGTGCTGGGATGTGCAGCAGGACCTAGAGGGCGCTTTGAGCGGCTGTCGCAGGTTTACAGGTGCCTCCAGAGCGGGTCGCGTCCCGGCGTCAGCGCCGCGGCTCTGGCTTCCCTCCTGGTGGAGGGGGCTTGTGAGGCGTCCCGGGAGGATGGTGGTCCTGCGGGCAGCCTGGAGCTGACAGGGCTCAGCATGACCCTGCTCAGGAAGATCAGCTCCAGCCTGGCGGCTCGGAGCCTGCCTCCGGCTCTTGCTTCATATTTGGTGGAGACGCTGAAGATACTAGTTCATGAAATGGATCTGATGTCACATCTG GTCCGTCATTTCCAGGCTTCTGACCAGATCTTGTCCCATCTGGCCGTCAGGACTGTATCAACATATGTCATCTATCATCTACACGAATCT GGTGCCGTCAGCCCCGCGTGGGAGCAGACTTGTCTACGGGCCTTCGCCCTCGCCGTCCCGGGCCCTGAATTAGACGCCTGTCTGCGGTCGCTGACCCGCGCCTTAAAAGAACTTGTGAAAGGAGCTTTGCAAG GGGACACTGGAAAACTGCTGTCAAGTTTTGATTCCAGCCTCGGTGTGTTGTGCTCAAAGTTGCTGAGCGAGGAGAGGGCGACCACGGGGCGGTCTGAGAGCACGCTGTGCTTCCTGGCGGACCTGTTGGAGGCGCTGGCGGCGTCCTCGCTCACCGGGGGCGCCGGCAGCTGCTTTCACTGTCAGGAACTGGTCCATCGTCACTCCTCGGAGCTTCTGAAGGTCATCAGCGGCTCCTCTGGGGACTTGCTGAAGAAacggctcctgctgctcctaaaGAGGGCCGTGCTCCAGAAGGCTGGAGAGGAGTGGGTCTCAGGAGACCTGCCTGGGCTGAAGCTCAAGCACTTTGACCCTGATGTGACTCTGCTGGCTCAGAGCGTTGTCGCAGCAGTGGGGGCCGACTGGTTAGAAGGGCTTCAGGTGGACATCTGCTCGTCCTTTTGGGGGTCTGGACCCACACGTGTTGACCCTTCAAAACCAGACTGCGTCCTGCTTCGAGCCGTCAGTCTGCTTCTTCTCAAATCCATGGAGATTCACATCCAAACTGCTtccagaagaggagaaaaag GGTTGCTTGATGTTGCAGAGTTGTGTGGTTATCTGCAGAAACTCTGGGGCTTCCTAAAGAGACACAGTGAGGAGCTGCGGGAGGAGCCACACCTGTGCTGCTGGGTCGGCCGGCTCTTCGGAGAGCAGGACGACGACATGATGGAGGCGGCCAAAGCTTTGCTTTCCATATTCCTCCATTACAG ACAGCACTCGGGGGTGGATGGACTGGCTTTGCTGGAGGAAGCTTGTGCTTCTGGATACAACCCTCACTGCCACTTCATCCTCCTGCTGGAGAGCATCTCCTTTGACCACAGCTTCCTGCTCGACCTCCTCATCTCCACCGAGACCTGTTTCTTGGAGTATTTTGTGCAGTACCTCAAGTGTCTCCTGGCTGACTGGCAGGGTTTCGCTGTGACATGTGGTCACGTGAAGAATCCGCCTGCATCTTCACGTGCGCGTCAGATGCCTCGGGCCTGTGGAGGTCAGAACCAGCCATGTGAAGTCACTGCCCGTGTCCCTGCTCACCCTCCAGGTCTTTCCTCACCCCTGGAACCCACCAGCTCGGCTCCTGGCCTCCCGCTGGTGGACTACAGTAGTTCTGATGAGTCCGACCATGAGAACGGAGGTCCGCGGGGTGCAACGTGGACCAACCGTATGAGTGCCCCGGATGTGGAGCAGGCGCCCGTCAGACAGCCTCATTTTAAGGCGCCTCGCTCTGGATCTGAAAAGACATCAGATGTTAGCTGTGAGGTAGCTGCAAGAGTGCTGGGCTGTGTGTCGGAGCTGAAGGAGGTTGTGGTGAGGCTACACATGAAGAAGCTCTTCCCATATAACCCTGCCCCCCTCCTAAAACTCTTAGGACAAGTGCAAGCCTGCTGCCCTCCGTCGCGATGA
- the LOC101068048 gene encoding U2 small nuclear ribonucleoprotein A' isoform X1 — protein sequence MVKLSAELIEQAAQYTNPVRDRELDLRGYKIPVIENLGATLDQFDTLDFSDNEVRKLDGFPLLRRLKTLLMNSNRICRIGENLEQALPNLRELILTSNNIQELGDLDPLATIKTLSLLSLLRNPVTNKKHYRLYVINKLPQLRVLDFQKVKLKERQEAEKMFKGKRGAQLAKDIAKRTKTFTIGAAAPLEKKKTGPSQADVEAIKNAIANASSLAEVERLKGMLQAGQIPGRDLRAGEADMVEEEEEEEEGAHMAGDLGEGMSERGGNVDEDMDVEQHVNGS from the exons ATGGTTAAATTATCCGCTGAACTGATCGAGCAGGCGGCCCAGTACACCAACCCCGTCCGGGACAGAGAGTTGGACTTACGAG GTTATAAAATTCCAGTGATAGAAAATCTGGGGGCGACTCTGGACCAGTTCGACACACTGGACTTCTCTGATAATGAAGTCAGAAAACTGGACGGCTTCCCTCTGCTCAGAAGGCTGAAAACCTTGTTAATGAACAGCAACAGGATTTG TCGCATCGGGGAGAATCTGGAGCAGGCGCTGCCAAACCTGAGGGAGCTGATTCTGACGAGCAACAACATTCAGGAGCTG GGTGACTTGGATCCACTGGCCACAATAAAGACCTTGAGTCTCCTCAG CTTGTTGAGGAATCCGGTGACAAACAAGAAGCATTACCGGCTCTATGTCATCAACAAGCTGCCACAGCTGCGCGTGCTTGATTTCCAGAAGGTAAAGCTGAAG GAACGGCAGGAGGCGGAGAAAATGTTCAAGGGCAAACGAGGTGCTCAGCTTGCAAAGGATATTGCCAAGCGAACCAAAAC GTTCACCATCGGCGCCGCCGCACccttggagaagaagaaaacgggGCCGTCTCAGGCTGACGTGGAGGCCATCAAG AATGCTATTGCTAATGCCTCATCGTTGGCGGAGGTGGAGAGGTTGAAAGGGATGCTGCAGGCGGGTCAGATCCCCGGCAGAGACCTCAGAGCAG GTGAAGCTGacatggtggaggaggaggaggaggaggaagaaggagcacATATGGCTGGAGATCTGGGAGAGGGGATGAGCGAGAGAGGTGGAAATGTGGATGAAGACATGGACGTAGAGCAGCATGTCAACGGCTCCTAA
- the LOC101068048 gene encoding U2 small nuclear ribonucleoprotein A' isoform X2 has product MVKLSAELIEQAAQYTNPVRDRELDLRGYKIPVIENLGATLDQFDTLDFSDNEVRKLDGFPLLRRLKTLLMNSNRICRIGENLEQALPNLRELILTSNNIQELGDLDPLATIKTLSLLSLLRNPVTNKKHYRLYVINKLPQLRVLDFQKERQEAEKMFKGKRGAQLAKDIAKRTKTFTIGAAAPLEKKKTGPSQADVEAIKNAIANASSLAEVERLKGMLQAGQIPGRDLRAGEADMVEEEEEEEEGAHMAGDLGEGMSERGGNVDEDMDVEQHVNGS; this is encoded by the exons ATGGTTAAATTATCCGCTGAACTGATCGAGCAGGCGGCCCAGTACACCAACCCCGTCCGGGACAGAGAGTTGGACTTACGAG GTTATAAAATTCCAGTGATAGAAAATCTGGGGGCGACTCTGGACCAGTTCGACACACTGGACTTCTCTGATAATGAAGTCAGAAAACTGGACGGCTTCCCTCTGCTCAGAAGGCTGAAAACCTTGTTAATGAACAGCAACAGGATTTG TCGCATCGGGGAGAATCTGGAGCAGGCGCTGCCAAACCTGAGGGAGCTGATTCTGACGAGCAACAACATTCAGGAGCTG GGTGACTTGGATCCACTGGCCACAATAAAGACCTTGAGTCTCCTCAG CTTGTTGAGGAATCCGGTGACAAACAAGAAGCATTACCGGCTCTATGTCATCAACAAGCTGCCACAGCTGCGCGTGCTTGATTTCCAGAAG GAACGGCAGGAGGCGGAGAAAATGTTCAAGGGCAAACGAGGTGCTCAGCTTGCAAAGGATATTGCCAAGCGAACCAAAAC GTTCACCATCGGCGCCGCCGCACccttggagaagaagaaaacgggGCCGTCTCAGGCTGACGTGGAGGCCATCAAG AATGCTATTGCTAATGCCTCATCGTTGGCGGAGGTGGAGAGGTTGAAAGGGATGCTGCAGGCGGGTCAGATCCCCGGCAGAGACCTCAGAGCAG GTGAAGCTGacatggtggaggaggaggaggaggaggaagaaggagcacATATGGCTGGAGATCTGGGAGAGGGGATGAGCGAGAGAGGTGGAAATGTGGATGAAGACATGGACGTAGAGCAGCATGTCAACGGCTCCTAA
- the selenos gene encoding selenoprotein S, whose product MDDDVLLSRKDPLGNTDLGSIVGELLSQFGWYLLLLCIVVYLLVQQLSRRRSSQEDPGSHRDAVLVARNQEAMEASRRRMQEELDAKAVVFREKQKEKEEERRKEKLDRLQHGKSFRAAARQSEAEDEASTSTVVRKPKPDRKPLRSGDYNPLTGQGGGSCSWRPGRRGPSSGG is encoded by the exons ATGGATGACGATGTCTTACTTTCTCGGAAAGACCCCCTCGGAAACACGGATTTGGGTTCCATCGTTG GAGAACTTCTGTCCCAGTTCGGCTggtacctgctgctgctctgcatcgtCGTTtacctgctggtccagcagctgagCCGGAGGAGATCCAGTCAGGAGGATCCGGGATCACACCGAG ACGCCGTTTTAGTGGCCAGGAACCAAGAGGCCATGGAAGCATCTCGGAGGAggatgcaggaggagctggatgcCAAGGCGGTCGTCTTcagggagaagcagaaagag aaagaggaagagaggagaaaagagaagctggACCGGCTGCAGCATGGGAAGAGCTTCCGAGCAGCGGCGAGACAATCAGAA GCTGAGGACGAGGCCAGCACGTCAACAGTGGTGCGCAAACCAAAACCAGACAGGAAGCCACTCCGCAGCGGAG ACTATAACCCTCTGACCGGACAGGGCGGCGGCTCGTGCTCCTGGAGACCGGGGCGGAGGGGGCCCTCGTCAGGTGgatga